One window of Gemmatimonadota bacterium genomic DNA carries:
- a CDS encoding ABC transporter ATP-binding protein: protein MTQPLLDIRDLKTYFHTDDGIVRAVDGVSLSIAPEKTLGVVGESGCGKSITAFSTMRLIPSPPGKIEHGQILFHKAPESDPIDLTQLNPKGAQMRDIRGNDIAMIFQEPMTSLSPVHTVGNQIAEAILLHQNADKKEARERAIDALNKVRLPRPDRQVDAYPHELSGGMRQRAMIAMALSCNPSLLIADEPTTALDVTVQAQILDLMRHLQSDIGMAIMLITHDLGVVASMADYVAVMYLGKIVEYSDTRTVFKNPRHPYTRGLLNSIPQVGQKRRLVPIEGTIPDPFEIPQGCAFAPRCPHAMDKCREEPQLLEIESGHRVSCWLEN from the coding sequence ATGACCCAACCGCTCTTAGACATACGCGACCTCAAAACCTATTTCCACACCGACGATGGCATCGTGCGCGCGGTCGATGGCGTATCCCTATCCATCGCGCCCGAAAAAACCCTCGGCGTAGTCGGCGAATCGGGCTGTGGAAAAAGCATCACCGCCTTTTCAACCATGCGCCTCATCCCGAGTCCCCCTGGCAAAATCGAACACGGGCAGATCCTCTTTCACAAAGCTCCCGAAAGCGATCCCATTGACCTGACACAACTCAACCCCAAAGGCGCGCAGATGCGCGACATTCGCGGGAATGACATCGCCATGATCTTTCAGGAGCCTATGACCTCTCTCAGCCCCGTACACACCGTGGGCAACCAAATTGCCGAGGCGATCCTGCTGCATCAGAACGCAGACAAAAAAGAAGCTCGTGAACGCGCCATCGATGCCCTCAACAAAGTGCGCCTGCCCCGTCCCGACCGTCAGGTCGATGCGTATCCCCACGAACTCTCAGGCGGCATGCGACAGCGCGCCATGATCGCAATGGCCCTCTCGTGCAACCCCAGCTTGCTCATCGCCGACGAACCCACGACAGCCCTCGATGTCACGGTCCAGGCTCAAATCCTGGACCTGATGCGCCATCTCCAATCCGACATCGGCATGGCGATCATGCTCATCACCCACGACCTCGGCGTCGTCGCCAGCATGGCCGATTACGTCGCAGTGATGTACCTGGGCAAAATCGTCGAATACTCCGACACGCGCACCGTCTTCAAAAATCCGCGCCATCCCTACACGAGGGGCCTTCTGAACTCTATTCCACAAGTAGGGCAAAAACGCCGCCTGGTACCCATCGAAGGCACAATCCCCGATCCCTTTGAAATCCCACAGGGCTGCGCCTTTGCCCCGCGGTGTCCGCATGCAATGGATAAATGCCGAGAAGAACCCCAACTCCTCGAAATCGAATCGGGCCACCGCGTCAGTTGCTGGCTGGAAAACTGA
- a CDS encoding ABC transporter permease, whose protein sequence is MSSIVETPPDEREETLVEENTTTATYSQRQLIWRRFKKHRAGVIGGCVVIFLYICVFLGEFLAPHDPAHRYYNYVHLPAQRIHIFSQDGIHWPFVYGIKKSFDLQTGIKTYTEDASVRYPVYPFVRGAQYTFYGLFTTDIHLFGTGKGNPMFLLGTDRFGRDMLSRIIAGGRISLTIGLLAVFISLTLGSTLGVISGYYGGNIDNIIQRIIELIFAFPSIPILMALSAILPPEWPSHLVFMGIVTVLALVGWGGLAREIRGKTLSIRESDFVLAARVAGAKDRRIIFRHLLPSMFSHIIVIATLAIPGFILGESTLSFLGLGIKPPMTSWGLLLSDAMNIHSLSLYPWLLIPGVCIIIAVLAFNFLGDGLRDAADPYSSR, encoded by the coding sequence ATGAGTAGTATCGTCGAAACACCTCCAGACGAGCGCGAAGAAACCCTCGTCGAAGAAAACACAACCACCGCCACCTATTCACAGCGCCAGCTCATCTGGCGGCGTTTCAAAAAACACCGCGCTGGCGTCATCGGCGGATGCGTGGTCATCTTTCTCTACATCTGCGTCTTTCTGGGCGAATTCTTAGCGCCACACGACCCGGCGCACCGCTATTACAACTACGTACACCTGCCCGCCCAGCGCATCCACATATTCTCTCAAGACGGCATCCACTGGCCCTTTGTCTATGGCATCAAAAAATCTTTTGACCTGCAAACCGGTATCAAAACCTATACCGAAGACGCCTCTGTGCGCTACCCCGTGTACCCCTTTGTGCGAGGTGCCCAATACACATTCTACGGCCTCTTTACCACCGACATCCACCTGTTTGGCACCGGCAAAGGCAACCCGATGTTCCTCCTCGGCACCGACCGTTTCGGACGCGACATGCTCTCGCGCATCATCGCAGGGGGCCGCATCTCCCTCACCATTGGCCTCCTCGCCGTATTCATCAGCCTCACCCTCGGCTCTACACTCGGTGTGATCTCCGGCTATTACGGCGGCAATATCGACAACATCATCCAGCGCATCATCGAACTCATCTTTGCGTTTCCATCTATCCCCATCCTCATGGCCCTCAGCGCAATACTGCCGCCCGAATGGCCCTCGCATCTGGTCTTTATGGGCATTGTCACCGTACTCGCGCTCGTGGGATGGGGCGGGCTCGCCCGTGAAATACGCGGCAAAACCCTGTCCATCCGCGAATCCGACTTTGTACTGGCCGCCCGCGTGGCCGGCGCCAAAGATCGGCGCATCATTTTTCGACACCTGCTCCCGTCCATGTTCAGCCACATCATCGTCATTGCAACCCTCGCCATTCCCGGATTCATCCTCGGCGAGAGCACATTGAGTTTTCTCGGCCTGGGCATCAAACCCCCCATGACATCCTGGGGATTGCTCTTATCCGACGCCATGAACATTCACTCGCTCAGCCTCTATCCCTGGCTTCTCATCCCGGGTGTCTGCATCATCATCGCCGTCCTCGCCTTCAACTTCCTCGGCGATGGCCTGCGCGATGCAGCCGACCCGTATTCGAGCAGATAA
- a CDS encoding ABC transporter permease, with amino-acid sequence MTNYIIRRLLHMIPTLILISMVSFVVIQAPPGDMLTSRLAELAEQGELGSESAMAQIDALRERYGLNDPIYVQYIHWIWKIVSKGDFGQSFTYEMDVMELLAERLGLTLTLTLSTLIFTWIVAIPIGIYSATRQYSIGDYGFTFLGFIGLATPNFLLALVIMFIQVAVFEAESVGGLLSPEYIGAAWTWAKFVDLLKHIWVPIIVIGTGSTAGIIRIMRGNLLDILGQQHIQTGRAKGLKEGRVIVKYGVRIAINPLVSRLGLELPNLLSGAVVTGIVLGLPTAGPIFLTALTSQDMYLAGAFLLLAATFLLIGNLLADILLAWLDPRIRYE; translated from the coding sequence ATGACCAACTACATCATCCGCCGTCTATTGCACATGATCCCCACGCTGATCCTGATTTCAATGGTCAGCTTTGTGGTCATACAAGCGCCGCCGGGCGATATGCTCACCTCTCGCCTCGCCGAATTGGCCGAACAGGGCGAACTCGGATCCGAAAGCGCAATGGCGCAAATAGACGCCCTGCGCGAACGCTATGGCCTCAACGACCCGATCTATGTGCAATACATCCACTGGATCTGGAAAATCGTCAGCAAAGGCGACTTCGGGCAATCCTTCACTTACGAAATGGACGTGATGGAACTCCTGGCCGAACGACTGGGACTCACACTCACACTCACACTCTCCACATTGATCTTCACCTGGATCGTCGCCATACCCATTGGCATCTACTCTGCCACCCGGCAGTATTCGATAGGCGATTACGGCTTTACCTTTCTCGGATTCATCGGCCTGGCCACCCCGAACTTCTTGCTGGCTCTGGTCATCATGTTCATACAGGTCGCCGTCTTTGAAGCCGAATCCGTGGGCGGACTCCTCTCTCCCGAATACATCGGCGCTGCCTGGACATGGGCAAAATTCGTCGATCTCCTCAAACATATATGGGTACCCATAATCGTCATCGGCACGGGCAGCACAGCGGGCATCATCCGCATCATGCGCGGCAACCTGCTCGACATACTCGGCCAACAACACATTCAAACCGGTCGCGCCAAGGGCCTCAAAGAGGGCAGAGTCATCGTCAAATACGGCGTGCGCATCGCCATCAACCCCCTCGTCAGCCGCCTGGGCCTCGAACTGCCCAACCTGCTCTCTGGCGCCGTTGTCACCGGCATCGTACTCGGCCTGCCAACCGCCGGCCCCATTTTTCTCACAGCACTCACATCTCAAGACATGTATCTGGCAGGTGCATTCCTGCTCCTGGCCGCCACTTTCTTGCTCATCGGCAATTTATTAGCCGATATTCTCCTGGCATGGCTCGACCCGAGGATTCGCTATGAGTAG